The following proteins are encoded in a genomic region of Mycobacterium sp. 155:
- a CDS encoding type VII secretion-associated protein translates to MTATVIEAGPVLVRGPGAVPAELSQIAVECIDDALALIDDEPMPVDELWVQVVRTAAGGHADRPIVVCPTWWTTDRVDRVRAAAADIDGVVLRRAQAFAAGLQDLSWAVVEIADELVMVSRGDGESVRLVRRGVLATLADQVADATRGAAEVIIDAPPEVGGSDGLGKAIAGAVRCCGATVSTAESQMLGRCARDAVARDEVTASSAPTGSRGNRRAVGAGLVMVIACVAIAARPGTEPEQRVLVEGRVGMQVPADWSVRRITGGPGSARVEVVSADDPITVIHLTQSPANSGDSRAVAATLRRALDEQSPGVFVDFNPADRIAERPVASYREVRGGREIRWVVLVDHTVRIAIGCQGVAGRDLFPECEAAIRSAHAVH, encoded by the coding sequence GTGACCGCGACCGTGATCGAGGCGGGCCCCGTGCTGGTGCGAGGCCCGGGTGCCGTTCCCGCCGAGCTGTCGCAGATCGCGGTCGAGTGCATCGACGACGCGTTGGCGCTCATCGACGACGAGCCCATGCCGGTCGATGAGCTGTGGGTACAGGTGGTCCGTACGGCGGCAGGCGGCCACGCCGACAGGCCGATCGTCGTATGTCCCACGTGGTGGACCACCGACCGGGTCGACCGGGTCCGGGCGGCTGCTGCGGACATCGACGGGGTTGTGCTGCGCCGGGCGCAGGCTTTTGCGGCGGGACTGCAGGATCTGTCATGGGCGGTGGTGGAGATCGCCGACGAGCTCGTCATGGTCTCGCGCGGGGACGGTGAATCGGTGCGACTGGTCCGCCGCGGCGTCTTGGCGACATTGGCTGACCAAGTGGCCGATGCGACCCGGGGTGCCGCGGAGGTCATCATCGATGCGCCGCCCGAGGTCGGTGGTTCCGACGGCCTGGGCAAGGCTATTGCAGGTGCCGTACGGTGCTGTGGCGCAACGGTATCCACCGCTGAGTCCCAGATGCTCGGGCGCTGCGCCCGGGACGCGGTCGCGCGCGACGAGGTGACCGCGAGCTCCGCACCGACAGGGAGCCGGGGCAACCGCCGTGCCGTCGGCGCCGGGCTGGTCATGGTGATCGCGTGTGTAGCCATCGCGGCGCGGCCGGGCACCGAACCGGAACAGAGGGTGCTGGTGGAAGGCCGGGTCGGCATGCAGGTCCCGGCCGACTGGAGTGTTCGCCGGATCACCGGTGGACCGGGATCGGCACGCGTTGAAGTGGTTTCGGCCGACGATCCGATCACCGTGATCCATCTGACGCAGTCACCGGCCAATAGCGGCGACTCTCGAGCCGTGGCCGCGACCCTGCGCCGCGCCCTGGATGAGCAGTCGCCGGGCGTGTTCGTCGATTTCAACCCTGCCGACCGGATCGCCGAGCGTCCCGTGGCCAGCTACCGCGAGGTGCGTGGGGGCCGGGAGATCCGCTGGGTGGTGCTGGTGGACCACACGGTGCGCATCGCGATCGGTTGTCAGGGCGTGGCTGGCCGTGACCTGTTCCCGGAGTGCGAGGCGGCGATCCGCTCGGCGCATGCGGTGCATTGA
- a CDS encoding type VII secretion protein EccC: MEFTAQHRPASSPAPAGEVVIDAPPPVPTSAPANLLTRVLPVVLVLAMAGMMVVYFGSGAATSRGPMFTLFPVMMVMSAVGTLAYSARGNGRTAELNRDRRNYLNYLDGIDIAAAGTASAQRDSLHSGYPNPELLWMVAGTDCVCRRRPADPDFCVVRIGVGEVALAIRLVAPELPASTEQDPVTATAVRRLVERRSTVPDVPVTMELPDSGNLVVTGDRSKARALVRAVICGLAAAHEPPDVRVAAVLDEVSERQWEWLKWLPHHQHPRASHQFENLLRYRTAAEACGGAVSAAHLVVIVDQAAGQVPPPAAGVTMVVVGGAAGTTDRILDVDSDDICWDSLSIADAVTCARRLAPYRPTESARAPTDWPGLVGVSDPAALDPASTWRQADPRGLLRVPIGVCEDGAPVYLDLKEAAQNGMGPHGLCVGATGSGKSEFLRTLALGLIATHSPEVLNLILVDFKGGATFLGLRTAPHVSALITNLADEAALVARMADALAGEITRRQEILRAAGDLANITEYQRHRPDLPSLPALLIVVDEFSELLHQHPDFAELFVAIGRLGRSLGIHLLLASQRLDEGRLRGLETHLSYRVCLKTFSPSESRAVLGVTDAHQLPSTPGAAFLKTSAGDLIRFQTAFVSTPMPTPATATAAPPATHVRPFTAQWAPTGLAATPETGPTLLDTVLGRLAGHGRPAHQVWLPPLPDAVPLSDVLMPAPTPLTVSIGLIDCPFEQRRDRLTVTLAGTAGNVAIVGGPQSGKSTAARTLALSLAATHHPRDVQIYCLDFGGGGLASLLALPHVGAVAGRHDPDLVRRTVAQLEAVVRHRETGFAETGIDSMADYRRHRASGGVAHDQFGDVFLIVDGWAALRQDFDVVEAAVTGLAGQGLSFGVHVVLTASRWAEFRPAVKDQLGTRIELRLGEPAESEMDRKRARTLDDRRPGRGLTRDGRELLIGTPRLDGVPSTAGLVDAVERAGDTLRAQHPGVCAPPIRLLPKLVEHHSLRTVTRLRPATQVVLGLGERELRPVLLDFTDQSDLIVLGDTGCGKTTALRTLCTDLVEANGASGVRLLIVDFRRALLGVVESDHLAGYAISPEALAAQLPAALELLRARMPGADVTQQELRSRSWWSGPEFYLVVDDYDLVAGEHGNPLTPVLEYLPHAKDVGLHLVVARRSGGAARALFDPVLARMKDLGCMGLMMSASPDDGTLLGGVRSRPLPPGRGTLITRTGAEQLIQVAVVAERDTT, translated from the coding sequence ATGGAGTTCACCGCACAACATCGGCCAGCCTCCTCGCCGGCACCGGCCGGCGAGGTGGTCATCGACGCGCCGCCACCGGTGCCGACGAGTGCACCGGCGAACCTATTGACCCGGGTGCTGCCCGTGGTGTTGGTGCTGGCGATGGCGGGCATGATGGTTGTCTACTTCGGTTCGGGCGCCGCCACCTCGCGCGGACCGATGTTCACACTGTTCCCCGTGATGATGGTGATGTCGGCCGTCGGCACGCTGGCCTACAGCGCGCGTGGGAACGGACGGACCGCGGAACTGAACCGCGACCGGCGGAACTATCTGAACTATCTCGACGGCATCGACATCGCCGCCGCCGGAACGGCGAGCGCACAGCGGGATTCGTTGCACTCGGGCTACCCGAACCCCGAACTGTTGTGGATGGTGGCCGGCACTGACTGCGTGTGCCGGCGCCGACCCGCCGATCCCGACTTCTGCGTGGTCCGGATCGGTGTGGGCGAGGTCGCCTTGGCCATCCGCCTGGTCGCCCCCGAACTCCCAGCGTCCACCGAGCAAGACCCGGTGACCGCGACAGCGGTGCGCCGTCTGGTCGAGCGACGTTCGACCGTGCCCGACGTACCGGTCACCATGGAATTGCCGGACAGCGGCAACCTCGTGGTGACCGGAGACCGGTCAAAGGCCCGGGCGCTGGTACGGGCGGTCATATGTGGACTGGCAGCGGCGCATGAACCACCTGATGTGCGGGTGGCCGCGGTGCTCGACGAGGTCTCCGAGCGGCAGTGGGAGTGGCTGAAATGGCTGCCGCACCACCAGCATCCGCGAGCGTCGCACCAATTCGAGAATCTGCTGCGCTACCGCACGGCGGCAGAGGCGTGCGGCGGGGCAGTGTCGGCGGCGCATCTGGTGGTCATCGTCGATCAGGCGGCGGGACAAGTGCCGCCACCGGCGGCAGGTGTCACCATGGTGGTCGTCGGAGGGGCAGCCGGGACCACAGACCGGATCCTCGATGTCGACTCCGATGACATCTGTTGGGACAGTTTGTCTATCGCTGATGCCGTGACCTGCGCGCGTCGACTCGCGCCGTATCGGCCGACGGAATCGGCCCGGGCACCCACGGACTGGCCCGGTCTCGTCGGGGTCAGTGACCCCGCGGCGCTGGACCCGGCGAGCACCTGGCGACAGGCTGATCCACGGGGCCTGTTGCGGGTGCCGATCGGCGTGTGCGAGGACGGTGCACCGGTGTATCTCGACCTCAAGGAGGCGGCCCAGAACGGCATGGGCCCGCACGGGCTCTGTGTCGGGGCCACAGGCTCGGGGAAATCGGAGTTTTTGCGGACCCTGGCTCTGGGTTTGATCGCTACCCATTCACCTGAGGTGCTCAACCTCATCCTCGTAGACTTCAAAGGTGGTGCAACGTTTCTCGGCCTCCGTACGGCACCGCATGTCAGCGCATTGATCACCAACCTCGCCGACGAAGCCGCATTGGTGGCACGGATGGCCGACGCGCTGGCCGGCGAGATCACCCGTCGCCAGGAGATCCTGCGGGCAGCGGGCGATCTCGCGAACATCACCGAATACCAACGGCACCGACCCGACCTGCCATCACTGCCCGCCCTGTTGATCGTGGTGGACGAATTCTCCGAGCTACTCCACCAACACCCCGATTTCGCCGAGTTGTTCGTCGCCATCGGTCGGCTCGGCCGGTCACTGGGCATACATCTGCTACTGGCCAGCCAGCGGCTCGACGAGGGCAGGCTCCGCGGCCTGGAAACCCACCTGTCGTACCGAGTGTGTTTGAAGACCTTCTCGCCCAGTGAATCCCGCGCGGTACTTGGCGTAACCGACGCGCACCAATTGCCGAGCACGCCGGGGGCGGCCTTCCTGAAAACATCTGCCGGCGACCTGATCCGGTTCCAGACCGCGTTTGTCTCGACACCCATGCCCACGCCCGCGACTGCCACGGCGGCCCCGCCCGCGACGCATGTCCGTCCGTTCACCGCGCAATGGGCACCGACGGGCCTGGCGGCGACTCCGGAGACCGGCCCGACCTTGCTGGACACGGTGCTCGGGCGCTTGGCCGGACACGGCCGGCCTGCTCATCAGGTGTGGCTGCCACCACTGCCGGACGCGGTACCGCTCAGTGATGTGTTGATGCCCGCACCAACACCGTTGACGGTCTCGATCGGATTGATCGACTGTCCCTTCGAGCAGCGTCGTGACCGACTCACCGTCACTCTCGCCGGCACCGCGGGCAACGTGGCGATTGTCGGCGGCCCGCAGTCGGGGAAGTCGACGGCCGCAAGGACCCTCGCACTGTCGCTGGCCGCCACTCATCACCCCCGCGACGTTCAGATCTACTGCCTCGATTTCGGTGGCGGCGGGCTGGCGTCCCTGCTGGCGCTGCCGCATGTCGGTGCGGTGGCCGGCCGACACGACCCGGATCTGGTGCGGCGCACGGTGGCTCAGCTGGAGGCCGTGGTGCGGCATCGGGAAACAGGCTTCGCTGAGACGGGGATCGATTCGATGGCCGACTATCGTCGTCATCGCGCATCCGGCGGCGTGGCTCATGACCAGTTCGGTGATGTGTTCCTGATCGTCGACGGCTGGGCGGCGCTACGGCAGGACTTCGATGTGGTCGAGGCGGCGGTCACCGGCCTCGCCGGACAGGGACTTTCGTTCGGTGTGCACGTCGTGCTCACCGCGTCGCGGTGGGCGGAATTCCGGCCCGCCGTCAAGGATCAACTCGGCACACGCATCGAACTTCGGCTCGGTGAACCTGCCGAATCGGAGATGGACCGCAAGCGGGCCCGCACGCTCGATGACCGCCGCCCGGGGCGGGGACTGACCCGAGACGGTCGCGAGTTGCTGATCGGGACACCGAGGCTCGACGGCGTACCGTCCACGGCAGGACTGGTCGACGCGGTCGAGCGGGCCGGTGACACGCTGCGCGCACAACACCCGGGCGTGTGTGCACCGCCGATCCGGCTGCTGCCGAAACTGGTCGAGCACCACAGCCTGCGGACTGTCACCCGGCTACGGCCGGCTACCCAGGTGGTCCTCGGGCTGGGCGAGCGTGAACTGCGGCCGGTACTACTGGATTTCACCGACCAGAGCGATCTGATCGTGCTCGGCGACACCGGCTGCGGCAAGACGACGGCGTTGCGCACCTTGTGCACCGACCTGGTCGAGGCCAACGGTGCGAGCGGCGTGCGCCTGCTCATCGTCGACTTCCGGCGCGCCCTGCTCGGGGTCGTGGAGTCCGATCATCTGGCCGGCTACGCCATCTCACCGGAGGCGTTGGCGGCCCAGTTGCCGGCTGCGCTGGAGTTGCTGCGAGCCAGGATGCCCGGGGCGGACGTGACCCAGCAGGAGTTGCGCAGCCGGTCGTGGTGGTCGGGGCCGGAGTTCTACCTCGTGGTGGACGACTACGACCTGGTGGCAGGCGAGCATGGCAATCCGCTGACCCCGGTACTCGAATATCTGCCGCACGCAAAGGATGTGGGTCTGCACCTGGTTGTCGCCCGCCGATCAGGTGGAGCGGCACGGGCCTTGTTCGACCCGGTGCTGGCGCGGATGAAAGACCTCGGCTGCATGGGGCTGATGATGAGTGCGAGCCCCGACGACGGGACGCTGCTCGGTGGCGTGCGGTCGCGACCACTGCCGCCCGGGCGTGGCACGCTGATCACCCGGACCGGGGCCGAGCAGCTGATCCAGGTGGCTGTCGTGGCAGAGCGGGACACGACGTGA